The proteins below are encoded in one region of Aquisphaera giovannonii:
- a CDS encoding ATP-binding protein → MKAAQDATGHVVDLSNCDREPIHIPGRVQPHGVVLALRETDLSVVQASANAAGLLGLPAEELAGRPAPSLFDGEDRERCRRWLGSADLRDGPLRLSSRGRPLDATAHRHDGALILELEDARDAGPTIQADYRSVRTAMGRLLAAGSLEEFCRVAAAEMRDLTGYDRVTVYRFDDDWNGLVYAEAKRDDLEPLLGLHFPASDIPEPARRIYHLSPIRMIADVAAEPSPLVPEMDPRTGRPLDLSLAILRGVSPVHIQYLKNMGVRASMSVSLMREGRLWGLLSCLHYAGPRRLPAGVRDACVFLGELVSAQIAVKEDMQGAEHRARLHDVRERLLQRMSAEGDLERGLPGEDLLALTGAAGAAVVHDGSCTLTGVTPTEGQVKRLVSWLRIHADGEVFHTDGLAGLCPEAAEFADVASGLVAISTSRIQGHHVLWFRPEAIRTVDWGGDPRKPVEGEDPFGLLSPRRSFALWQEVVKQRSLPWRPWEVDAARMLRDAIMAVVVRRAEELTRLNAELERSNADLDSFAFITSHDLKEPLRGIHNYATFVMEDYADRLDAEGRDKLETLVRLSQRLEDIVESLLHYSRLGRVDLAVEPTDMGEVLSGVLELLRLTLGREAVEVVVPRPLPVVRCDRTQAEILLKNLITNAVKYNDRPAKRVEIGYREPVDGPDRRPVFYVRDNGIGVPEKHRHAIFRMFKRLHGRDKFGGGTGAGLAFAKKIVERHGGSIWVESPPGEGATFYFTLGS, encoded by the coding sequence ATGAAGGCCGCCCAGGATGCGACCGGCCACGTCGTGGACCTGTCCAACTGCGACCGCGAGCCCATCCACATCCCGGGCCGCGTGCAGCCGCACGGGGTGGTCCTGGCCCTCCGCGAGACGGACCTGTCCGTCGTCCAGGCGAGCGCCAACGCGGCGGGGCTATTGGGCCTCCCGGCGGAGGAGCTCGCGGGCCGGCCCGCCCCCTCGCTGTTCGACGGCGAGGACCGCGAGCGTTGCCGGCGGTGGCTCGGGTCGGCGGACCTCCGGGACGGGCCGCTCCGGCTGTCGTCCCGCGGCCGGCCGCTCGACGCCACGGCGCACCGGCACGACGGGGCCCTGATCCTCGAGCTGGAGGACGCCCGCGACGCCGGCCCGACGATCCAGGCCGATTACCGATCCGTCCGCACGGCGATGGGCCGGCTGCTGGCCGCCGGCTCGCTCGAGGAGTTCTGCCGCGTCGCCGCCGCCGAGATGCGGGACCTCACCGGCTACGACCGGGTCACCGTCTACCGGTTCGACGACGATTGGAACGGCCTCGTCTACGCCGAGGCCAAGCGCGACGACCTGGAGCCGCTCCTGGGCCTGCACTTCCCCGCCAGCGACATCCCCGAGCCCGCCCGGCGGATCTACCACCTCAGCCCGATCCGGATGATCGCCGACGTGGCCGCGGAGCCGTCCCCGCTGGTCCCGGAGATGGACCCGCGGACCGGCCGGCCGCTGGACCTCTCGCTGGCCATCCTCCGCGGGGTCTCGCCGGTCCACATCCAGTACCTGAAGAACATGGGGGTGCGGGCCTCGATGTCCGTCTCCCTGATGCGGGAAGGGCGGCTCTGGGGCCTGCTGTCGTGCCTCCACTACGCGGGGCCCCGGCGGTTGCCGGCGGGGGTCCGGGACGCCTGCGTCTTCCTCGGCGAGCTCGTCTCCGCGCAGATCGCCGTCAAGGAGGACATGCAGGGGGCCGAGCACCGCGCCCGGCTGCACGACGTCCGCGAGCGGCTCCTCCAGCGGATGAGCGCCGAGGGCGACCTGGAGCGGGGCCTGCCGGGGGAGGACCTGCTGGCCCTGACCGGGGCCGCCGGCGCGGCGGTCGTCCACGACGGCTCGTGCACGCTGACCGGCGTCACGCCGACGGAGGGGCAGGTCAAGCGGCTGGTCTCCTGGCTGCGGATCCACGCCGACGGCGAGGTCTTCCACACCGACGGCCTGGCCGGGCTCTGCCCGGAGGCGGCCGAATTCGCCGACGTGGCCAGCGGGCTGGTCGCCATCAGCACCTCGCGGATCCAGGGCCACCACGTCCTCTGGTTCCGGCCGGAGGCGATCCGGACGGTGGACTGGGGCGGCGACCCGCGCAAGCCCGTCGAGGGCGAGGACCCGTTCGGCCTGCTCAGCCCGCGGCGGTCGTTCGCGCTCTGGCAGGAGGTCGTCAAGCAGCGGAGCCTCCCCTGGCGGCCGTGGGAGGTGGACGCGGCGCGGATGCTCCGGGACGCCATCATGGCGGTGGTCGTCCGCCGGGCCGAGGAGCTGACCCGGCTCAACGCCGAGCTCGAGCGGAGCAACGCGGACCTGGACTCGTTCGCGTTCATCACCTCTCACGACCTGAAGGAGCCGCTGCGGGGCATCCACAACTACGCCACGTTCGTCATGGAGGACTACGCCGACCGGCTGGACGCCGAGGGCAGGGACAAGCTGGAGACCCTGGTCCGGCTCTCCCAGCGGCTGGAGGACATCGTCGAATCCCTGCTGCATTACTCGCGGCTGGGCCGGGTGGACCTGGCCGTCGAGCCGACCGACATGGGGGAGGTCCTCTCCGGGGTGCTCGAGCTGCTCCGGCTGACGCTCGGCCGCGAGGCCGTCGAGGTCGTCGTCCCCCGCCCCCTGCCGGTGGTCCGCTGCGACCGGACGCAGGCGGAGATCCTCCTGAAGAACCTGATCACCAACGCGGTCAAGTACAACGACCGGCCGGCGAAGCGGGTGGAGATCGGCTACCGCGAGCCCGTGGACGGCCCCGACCGGCGGCCGGTCTTCTACGTCAGGGACAACGGCATCGGCGTGCCGGAGAAGCACCGCCACGCGATCTTCCGGATGTTCAAGCGGCTCCACGGCCGCGACAAGTTCGGCGGGGGGACCGGCGCTGGGCTCGCGTTCGCGAAGAAGATCGTGGAGCGGCACGGTGGTAGCATATGGGTCGAATCGCCCCCAGGAGAGGGGGCGACGTTCTACTTCACGCTCGGGAGTTAG
- a CDS encoding biliverdin-producing heme oxygenase has protein sequence MILAELKTHTEHLHRRVEGAVDLLRRTRDAESYAGLLGRLYGFYRPFEDRLAAMRALDGLGLDLPARRKTPMLMADLAFLGRGPDEVEALPRCDFLPRPATTAGAIGCLYVMEGATLGGQFVRKHVQKALGLSGPGLAFYASYGADTGRMWASFREAAEAAVAPGDLGDALAFAAATFEAFEAWVGPGEPAAPMAGAAAGPSAETGGRS, from the coding sequence ATGATACTCGCCGAATTGAAGACGCACACCGAGCACCTCCACCGGCGGGTGGAGGGGGCCGTCGATCTCCTGCGTCGGACGCGCGACGCGGAGTCCTACGCGGGGCTGCTCGGCCGGTTGTACGGCTTCTATCGGCCCTTCGAGGATCGCCTCGCCGCGATGCGGGCGCTGGACGGCCTCGGGCTGGACCTCCCCGCGCGCCGCAAGACGCCCATGCTCATGGCGGACCTCGCCTTCCTCGGGCGCGGGCCGGACGAGGTCGAGGCGCTGCCGAGGTGCGACTTCCTGCCCCGGCCGGCGACGACGGCCGGGGCGATCGGCTGCCTCTACGTGATGGAGGGGGCCACGCTGGGCGGGCAGTTCGTCCGCAAGCACGTGCAGAAGGCGCTCGGGCTCTCCGGCCCCGGGCTGGCGTTCTACGCGAGCTACGGGGCGGACACCGGCCGGATGTGGGCCTCGTTCCGCGAGGCCGCCGAGGCGGCCGTCGCGCCGGGGGACCTGGGCGACGCCCTGGCCTTCGCCGCCGCCACGTTCGAGGCCTTCGAGGCCTGGGTCGGCCCCGGCGAGCCCGCCGCGCCGATGGCGGGAGCGGCCGCGGGCCCCTCGGCGGAGACCGGGGGGCGATCATGA
- a CDS encoding DUF6298 domain-containing protein, whose product MPGIAIVVRCLMLGSILAGAVSASPTACAQGRREARGPLRVHPTNPRYFTDGSGRAIYLTGSHTWANLQDQGPADPPKAFDFDGYLDFLVERHHNVIRLWAWEQARWAPWSDGKGSNPSDWFVQPVPYARTGPGNALDGRPKFDLDRFDDAYFDRLRTRVRRAGGRGIYVSVMLFQGWSSAKEWLGGTPWRGHPYHPENNIQGWSGNRTGTSGPALDDPGVRERQAAYIRKVVDTLDDLDNVLYEVANEGGYRDWDLFVVNAVHACEKSRPKQHPVGLTGHGAESNDEMMASPVEWFSPGSSQWPDLKTDPRAVDGRKVSLLDTDHVFGVGGDREWVWKAFLRGHNVLFMDPYGDPAWDPVLAAQGVGSPGAEGARRAMGQARRFAERMDLAASRPAGELASTGYCLAVPGREYLAYLPDGGPATVDLSAAKGKLSVEWSRPIEGNPTPGEAVEGGGRRTLKAPFAGDAVLYLRATP is encoded by the coding sequence ATGCCTGGGATCGCGATCGTCGTGCGGTGCCTCATGCTCGGCAGCATCCTGGCCGGGGCCGTGTCCGCGTCCCCGACGGCATGCGCCCAGGGCAGGCGTGAGGCGAGGGGGCCGCTCCGGGTCCACCCGACGAACCCACGCTACTTCACGGACGGGAGCGGCCGGGCGATCTACCTGACCGGGTCGCACACCTGGGCGAACCTCCAGGACCAGGGGCCGGCGGACCCGCCGAAGGCGTTCGACTTCGACGGCTACCTCGACTTCCTCGTCGAGCGGCACCACAACGTCATCCGGCTCTGGGCCTGGGAGCAGGCGCGCTGGGCCCCCTGGTCCGACGGCAAGGGATCGAACCCGTCCGACTGGTTCGTGCAGCCGGTCCCGTACGCCCGCACCGGGCCGGGCAACGCGCTGGACGGCAGGCCGAAGTTCGACCTCGACCGGTTCGACGACGCCTACTTCGACCGGCTCCGCACGCGGGTCCGGCGGGCCGGCGGGCGGGGGATCTACGTCTCGGTGATGCTCTTCCAGGGCTGGAGCTCGGCCAAGGAATGGCTGGGCGGCACGCCCTGGCGCGGGCACCCGTACCACCCCGAGAACAACATCCAGGGCTGGAGCGGCAACCGGACGGGGACCAGCGGCCCGGCTCTCGACGACCCGGGCGTCCGCGAGCGGCAGGCCGCGTACATCCGCAAGGTGGTCGACACGCTGGACGACCTGGACAACGTGCTCTACGAGGTGGCCAACGAGGGGGGCTACCGGGACTGGGACCTCTTCGTCGTGAATGCCGTGCACGCCTGCGAGAAGAGCAGGCCGAAGCAGCACCCGGTCGGCCTGACCGGCCACGGCGCGGAGTCGAACGACGAGATGATGGCGAGCCCCGTCGAGTGGTTCTCGCCGGGTTCCAGCCAATGGCCCGACCTCAAGACCGACCCGCGGGCCGTCGACGGCAGGAAGGTGAGCCTGCTGGACACCGACCACGTCTTCGGCGTCGGCGGCGACCGCGAGTGGGTCTGGAAGGCGTTCCTGCGGGGCCACAACGTCCTGTTCATGGACCCCTACGGCGACCCCGCCTGGGATCCGGTCCTCGCGGCCCAGGGCGTGGGCTCGCCGGGCGCCGAGGGGGCCCGCCGGGCGATGGGGCAGGCCCGGCGCTTCGCCGAGCGCATGGACCTCGCCGCCTCCCGCCCCGCCGGCGAACTGGCCTCGACCGGCTACTGCCTGGCCGTCCCGGGCCGCGAGTACCTGGCCTACCTCCCCGACGGAGGCCCCGCGACCGTGGACCTCTCCGCGGCGAAGGGCAAGCTCTCCGTCGAATGGTCCCGCCCCATCGAGGGCAACCCCACCCCCGGCGAGGCCGTCGAGGGCGGCGGCAGGCGTACCCTCAAGGCCCCCTTCGCCGGCGACGCCGTCCTCTACCTCCGGGCCACGCCCTGA
- a CDS encoding response regulator gives MTRPGRLIAVIDDTPEDRAAVQRHLADGPDRYRFAEFASYDEAAASFRDEPPDCLLLDFRLQGMDGLEVLERLTGGTGVAPFAMIMLTGRGSEAVAVQAMKRGAVDYLVKGQYTPGQLRQAVAEAIAKFEDRPALERRRAELERAHRAAMDSGPNHERLILIVDDSPEDRVAARRALTQGAGSGGPSYRILEEATGGEALALCRSAGLDCLILDYSLPDLDGLEFLHELTGGTGITPFPVLMLTGRGDEAIAVRALKRGAADYLVKGRLGGESLRSKVEQAIQRMAARRVQEEQRVRVLERLEAEARHRADQLAEADRRKDEFLAMLAHELRNPLAPVVTSLHILRRSGPLPEAARTALDIADGQIKHLARLVDDLMEVSRITRGKITLKRQPVDLAPIVARAVDAARPLAESHSQELTLDLPAGTIPMDADPTRLDQVLANLLNNASKYTDPGGRVSVSVRVEEGPDGCPETAVVRVADTGVGIDGEMLPRVFDLFAQADRSLDRSRGGLGIGLTLVRTLTEQHGGTVEAHSDGPGKGTTFTVRLPVARAGPPAAAPRPAARPSAGPTRLLVVDDCADGAQALAMLFRALGHEVRVAHDGAAAVEAARDFRPDVAFLDIGLPRLNGYEAARAIRAELGDDAPYLAAVTGYGQVDDRRRAEEAGFQHHLVKPVEIDELLRILDLARKAR, from the coding sequence ATGACGCGTCCCGGCCGGCTGATCGCCGTGATCGACGATACCCCGGAGGACCGCGCGGCGGTGCAGCGGCACCTGGCCGACGGCCCCGACCGGTATCGGTTCGCCGAGTTCGCGTCCTACGACGAGGCCGCGGCGTCGTTCCGCGACGAGCCGCCGGACTGCCTGCTGCTGGACTTCCGGCTCCAGGGGATGGACGGCCTGGAGGTCCTCGAGCGGCTGACCGGCGGCACCGGCGTGGCCCCCTTCGCCATGATCATGCTCACCGGCCGGGGGAGCGAGGCGGTCGCCGTGCAGGCGATGAAGCGCGGGGCCGTGGACTACCTGGTCAAGGGCCAGTACACCCCCGGCCAGCTCCGCCAGGCCGTGGCCGAGGCCATCGCCAAGTTCGAGGACCGGCCGGCCCTCGAGCGGCGGCGGGCGGAGCTGGAGCGGGCCCACCGCGCGGCGATGGACTCCGGCCCCAACCACGAGCGGCTCATCCTCATCGTGGACGACTCGCCGGAGGACCGCGTGGCCGCCCGCCGCGCCCTGACCCAGGGCGCGGGCTCCGGCGGCCCGAGCTACCGGATCCTCGAGGAGGCGACCGGCGGCGAGGCCCTGGCCCTGTGCCGCTCCGCCGGGCTCGACTGCCTGATCCTGGACTACTCGCTGCCGGACCTGGACGGCCTGGAGTTCCTCCACGAGCTGACCGGCGGCACCGGCATCACGCCGTTCCCGGTCCTCATGCTGACCGGCCGCGGCGACGAGGCCATCGCCGTCCGGGCGCTGAAGCGGGGCGCCGCGGACTACCTCGTCAAGGGCCGGCTCGGCGGCGAGAGCCTCCGCTCCAAGGTCGAGCAGGCGATCCAGCGGATGGCCGCCCGGCGGGTCCAGGAGGAGCAGCGGGTCCGCGTCCTGGAGCGGCTGGAGGCCGAGGCCCGCCACCGCGCCGACCAGCTCGCCGAGGCCGACCGGCGCAAGGACGAGTTCCTCGCCATGCTGGCGCACGAGCTCCGCAACCCGCTGGCCCCGGTGGTGACCTCGCTGCACATCCTGCGGCGGTCCGGCCCCCTGCCCGAGGCGGCGCGGACCGCCCTGGACATCGCCGACGGCCAGATCAAGCACCTGGCCCGCCTGGTGGACGACCTGATGGAGGTCTCCCGGATCACCCGCGGCAAGATCACGCTGAAGCGGCAGCCGGTGGACCTGGCGCCGATCGTCGCCCGCGCGGTGGACGCCGCCAGGCCGCTCGCCGAGTCCCATTCCCAGGAGCTGACGCTCGACCTGCCCGCCGGGACGATCCCCATGGACGCCGACCCGACGCGGCTGGACCAGGTCCTCGCCAACCTGCTGAACAACGCCTCCAAGTACACCGACCCCGGCGGCCGCGTCTCGGTCTCGGTCCGCGTCGAGGAGGGCCCCGACGGCTGCCCGGAGACCGCCGTGGTCCGGGTCGCCGACACCGGCGTCGGCATCGACGGCGAGATGCTCCCGCGGGTCTTCGACCTCTTCGCCCAGGCCGACCGGTCCCTCGACCGATCCCGCGGCGGCCTCGGCATCGGCCTGACCCTGGTCCGCACCCTCACCGAGCAGCACGGCGGCACCGTCGAGGCGCACAGCGACGGGCCGGGCAAGGGCACCACGTTCACCGTCCGCCTCCCCGTCGCCCGCGCCGGCCCCCCCGCCGCCGCGCCGCGGCCCGCCGCCCGGCCGTCGGCCGGCCCCACGCGGCTCCTCGTCGTGGACGACTGCGCCGACGGGGCGCAGGCCCTGGCCATGCTCTTCCGGGCCCTCGGCCACGAGGTCCGCGTGGCCCACGACGGCGCCGCCGCCGTGGAGGCCGCGCGGGACTTCCGCCCCGACGTCGCCTTCCTCGACATCGGCCTGCCCCGCCTCAACGGCTACGAGGCGGCCCGCGCCATCCGCGCCGAGCTCGGCGACGACGCCCCCTACCTCGCCGCCGTCACCGGCTACGGCCAGGTCGACGACCGCCGCCGCGCCGAGGAGGCCGGCTTCCAGCACCACCTGGTCAAGCCCGTCGAGATCGACGAGCTCCTCCGCATCCTCGACCTCGCCCGCAAGGCCAGGTAG
- a CDS encoding alkaline phosphatase family protein, protein MASMAAWFAASLAPGVAPAQEAPAYAGAHADGFLLPSGWKLKPAGEHVALTDLPLNIVPLADGRHALVATGGYNAHELSVIDLAARKVVDRREERESWFGLAVAAEDAGAGARIWWSGGGGDRLHRLRLAGGRLDAAGPLAFEREGGEAAKPARKKVAAHFRSGLAFDPARKVLYSLDIEAGQIEAIDPATGKAGAPVAAGTRPYDVVVSRTGTQLLVSDWAERAVLVLDPASLRTVARIAVGEHPNQMAVHPKDDRVFVACGSSDCVSVIDARRGVVIETIHTALFPRAPEGSTPDALAIAPDGRTLFVANADNNDVAVIDVAEPSRSQVKGFIPTGWYPSAIAVSRDGKDLLVGVGKGLRSKANPIPSAMLGEAKAELLAKARAEMTRKNTDRDPRHPHVGATLSGALSIVPIPDDRALAAYTETVYRNCPYSDAMLTDAPHPRKTAIPTKVGDPSPIKHVLYIIKENRTYDQVFGDMPRGNGDPSLVMFGRDVTPNHHKLAEEFVLLDNLYCNGHVSADGHPWSTMAYATDFTSRNWMLSYSDRKAIGDDDEGELTNAPSGYLWDACARAGLSYRNYGEAGRRVSRPDGTFHIEGAVPGLVGHMSPDFGAPREKGKPVRDTDRAEAFLRELAGFEKDGDLPRLMIMSLGEDHTTGTRPGTFTPRACVASNDLALGRIVEAVSRSRFWPETAIFVIEDDAQNGPDHVDAHRTIGLVISPYTRRGILDSTQYSTVSMIRTMELILGLSPLSQYDAAARPMFECFDDEADLKPYAATPPGIDVDEVNRPDAYGAERSAKMDFDEYDRIDDFELNEILWRSIKGKDAPIPPAVRRAIAYRQASSPEKPR, encoded by the coding sequence ATGGCGAGCATGGCGGCCTGGTTCGCGGCGTCCCTCGCGCCCGGAGTGGCCCCGGCGCAGGAGGCCCCGGCCTACGCCGGCGCGCACGCCGACGGGTTCCTGCTGCCCAGCGGGTGGAAGCTGAAGCCGGCGGGCGAGCACGTCGCCTTGACGGACCTGCCGCTCAACATCGTGCCCCTGGCCGACGGCCGGCACGCCCTCGTCGCGACGGGCGGGTACAACGCCCACGAGCTCTCGGTGATCGACCTCGCGGCCCGCAAGGTCGTCGATCGCCGCGAGGAGCGCGAGAGCTGGTTCGGCCTCGCGGTCGCGGCCGAGGACGCGGGGGCCGGGGCGAGGATCTGGTGGTCCGGCGGGGGCGGCGATCGGCTGCATCGGCTCCGCCTGGCGGGGGGTCGGCTGGACGCGGCGGGGCCGCTCGCGTTCGAGCGCGAGGGCGGGGAGGCGGCGAAGCCGGCGCGGAAGAAGGTGGCGGCGCACTTCCGCAGCGGGCTCGCATTCGACCCGGCTCGCAAGGTGCTCTACTCGCTGGACATCGAGGCCGGGCAGATCGAGGCGATCGACCCGGCGACGGGCAAGGCGGGGGCCCCCGTCGCGGCCGGAACGCGGCCGTATGACGTGGTCGTCTCGCGGACCGGGACGCAGCTCCTCGTCTCCGACTGGGCCGAGCGGGCGGTCCTGGTGCTGGATCCGGCCTCGCTCCGCACCGTGGCGCGGATCGCCGTCGGCGAGCACCCCAACCAGATGGCCGTCCACCCGAAGGACGACCGGGTCTTCGTCGCCTGCGGCTCGAGCGACTGCGTCTCCGTGATCGACGCCCGGCGCGGGGTCGTCATCGAGACGATCCACACGGCCCTCTTCCCGAGGGCGCCGGAGGGGTCCACGCCGGATGCGCTGGCGATTGCGCCCGACGGGCGGACGCTGTTCGTCGCGAATGCCGACAACAACGACGTCGCGGTGATCGACGTGGCCGAGCCGTCGCGGAGCCAGGTGAAGGGGTTCATCCCGACCGGCTGGTATCCGTCGGCGATCGCCGTGAGCCGGGACGGCAAGGACCTCCTCGTGGGCGTCGGCAAGGGGCTCCGGAGCAAGGCCAACCCGATCCCCTCGGCGATGCTCGGCGAGGCCAAGGCCGAGCTCCTGGCGAAGGCCCGCGCCGAGATGACGCGGAAGAACACCGACCGCGACCCGAGGCACCCCCACGTCGGCGCCACGCTCTCCGGGGCGCTCTCGATCGTGCCGATCCCGGACGACCGGGCGCTCGCGGCGTACACGGAGACGGTGTACCGGAATTGCCCCTATTCCGACGCCATGCTGACCGACGCCCCGCACCCGAGGAAGACGGCCATCCCGACGAAGGTGGGCGACCCGTCGCCGATCAAGCACGTCCTGTACATCATCAAGGAGAATCGGACCTATGATCAGGTCTTCGGCGACATGCCGCGGGGCAACGGCGACCCGTCGCTGGTGATGTTCGGCCGGGACGTGACGCCGAACCACCACAAGCTCGCGGAGGAGTTCGTCCTGCTGGACAACCTCTACTGCAACGGGCACGTCTCGGCCGACGGCCACCCCTGGTCCACCATGGCCTACGCCACGGACTTCACCTCCCGGAACTGGATGCTCAGCTACTCCGACCGCAAGGCGATCGGCGACGACGACGAGGGCGAGCTGACGAACGCCCCCTCGGGCTACCTGTGGGACGCCTGCGCCCGAGCCGGGCTGTCCTATCGCAACTACGGCGAGGCCGGGCGGCGGGTGAGCCGGCCCGACGGGACGTTCCACATCGAGGGGGCGGTGCCCGGCCTGGTCGGGCACATGAGCCCGGACTTCGGCGCCCCGCGAGAGAAGGGGAAGCCGGTCCGCGACACCGACCGGGCCGAGGCCTTCCTCCGCGAGCTGGCCGGGTTCGAGAAAGACGGCGACCTCCCGCGGCTGATGATCATGAGCCTGGGCGAGGACCACACCACGGGCACACGCCCGGGGACGTTCACGCCGAGGGCCTGCGTGGCGAGCAACGACCTGGCGCTAGGCCGGATCGTCGAGGCCGTGTCCCGGAGCAGGTTCTGGCCCGAGACGGCGATCTTCGTGATCGAGGACGACGCCCAGAACGGGCCGGACCACGTGGACGCCCACCGGACGATCGGCCTGGTGATCAGCCCCTACACGCGTCGCGGGATCCTGGACAGCACCCAGTACAGCACGGTGAGCATGATCCGGACGATGGAGCTGATCCTCGGGCTGTCGCCCCTCTCGCAGTACGACGCCGCCGCGCGGCCGATGTTCGAGTGCTTCGACGACGAGGCCGACTTGAAGCCCTACGCGGCCACGCCGCCGGGGATCGACGTCGACGAGGTCAACCGGCCCGACGCCTACGGCGCCGAGCGGTCCGCGAAGATGGACTTCGACGAGTACGATCGCATCGACGACTTCGAGCTGAACGAGATCCTCTGGCGGTCGATCAAGGGCAAGGACGCGCCGATCCCCCCGGCCGTCCGCCGGGCCATCGCGTACCGGCAGGCTTCGTCGCCGGAGAAGCCGCGCTGA
- a CDS encoding response regulator yields the protein MPDPRQLILVVEDSDEHFEAIRRAFRKTGITNPVHRCCDGDEALDYLFRRGRYADPPSVRPAVMLLDLNLPGTDGREVLDHLKADGELRVLPVVVLSTSSNPADIDLCYRTGASSYIVKPVRFDDFLKTVETLKSYWLDTVALPVG from the coding sequence ATGCCGGATCCACGACAACTCATACTCGTCGTCGAGGATAGCGACGAGCACTTCGAGGCGATCCGCCGCGCCTTCCGCAAGACCGGGATCACCAACCCGGTGCACCGCTGCTGCGACGGCGACGAGGCCCTGGACTACCTCTTCCGCCGCGGCCGGTACGCCGACCCCCCGTCGGTCCGGCCGGCCGTGATGCTCCTGGACCTGAACCTGCCGGGGACCGACGGCCGCGAGGTGCTGGACCACCTGAAGGCCGACGGCGAATTGCGCGTCCTGCCGGTGGTGGTGCTGAGCACCTCGTCCAACCCCGCGGACATCGACCTCTGCTACCGGACCGGGGCGTCGAGCTACATCGTCAAGCCGGTCCGATTCGACGACTTCCTGAAGACGGTGGAGACCCTCAAGAGCTACTGGCTCGACACCGTCGCGCTCCCCGTGGGGTGA
- a CDS encoding DUF1559 domain-containing protein, with amino-acid sequence MKRRVSRGFTLIELLVVIAIIAVLIALLLPAVQSAREAARRMQCTNNLKQIGLAMHNYHSVNDTFPMGASKNCNSDPSSGCPGYADWRGWSALATSLPFVEQQALYNAINFNMAEEIHDATPAPENYTVIGTIVNAYMCPSDPNVGQSNINNYHACYGTTTDWPTAPNTTFAAVSSMQNADGNGSTGMFAVWAAYGIRSDTDGTSNTLLFAEALVGDNKGNESNHGRGVGTGTPGSHYRGNGIVIAAAKFEVDDFTSSAANIQGIQNSLQACAAEWSNGASIQITSHRGYRWASFSEGSAFNVAQTPNDHKYPFNVCRGQGNPSQSDNGSNSLPATSMHPGGVNALFVDGSVKFIKDTISPQTWWALGTKSNGEVISADSY; translated from the coding sequence ATGAAGAGACGAGTCTCGCGCGGATTCACCCTGATCGAGCTGCTGGTGGTGATCGCGATCATCGCCGTGCTGATCGCGCTCCTGCTGCCGGCCGTGCAGTCGGCCCGCGAGGCGGCCCGGCGGATGCAGTGCACCAACAACCTGAAGCAGATCGGGCTGGCGATGCACAACTACCACAGCGTGAACGACACCTTCCCGATGGGGGCGTCGAAGAACTGCAACTCCGACCCCTCCTCGGGCTGCCCGGGCTACGCCGACTGGCGGGGCTGGAGCGCCCTGGCGACCTCGCTCCCGTTCGTGGAGCAGCAGGCCCTGTACAACGCGATCAACTTCAACATGGCCGAGGAGATCCACGACGCCACCCCGGCGCCGGAGAACTACACGGTCATCGGCACGATCGTGAACGCCTACATGTGCCCGTCCGACCCGAACGTCGGCCAGTCCAACATCAACAACTACCACGCCTGCTACGGCACGACCACCGACTGGCCGACGGCGCCGAACACGACCTTCGCCGCGGTCTCCAGCATGCAGAACGCCGACGGCAACGGCAGCACCGGCATGTTCGCCGTCTGGGCCGCCTACGGGATCCGCAGCGACACCGACGGCACCTCCAACACGCTCCTCTTCGCCGAGGCCCTCGTCGGCGACAACAAGGGGAATGAGAGCAACCACGGCCGCGGCGTCGGCACCGGCACGCCGGGCAGCCACTACCGCGGCAACGGCATCGTGATCGCCGCCGCGAAGTTCGAGGTGGACGACTTCACCTCCAGCGCCGCCAACATCCAGGGAATCCAGAACAGCCTCCAGGCCTGCGCCGCGGAGTGGAGCAACGGGGCCTCGATCCAGATCACGAGCCACCGCGGCTACCGCTGGGCCTCGTTCTCCGAGGGCTCGGCCTTCAACGTCGCCCAGACGCCCAACGACCACAAGTACCCGTTCAACGTCTGCCGGGGGCAGGGCAACCCCAGCCAGAGCGACAACGGCAGCAACTCGCTCCCGGCCACGAGCATGCACCCCGGCGGCGTGAACGCCCTGTTCGTGGACGGCAGCGTCAAGTTCATCAAGGACACGATCTCGCCGCAGACCTGGTGGGCCCTGGGGACCAAGTCCAACGGCGAGGTCATCAGCGCCGATTCGTACTGA